One Alligator mississippiensis isolate rAllMis1 chromosome 1, rAllMis1, whole genome shotgun sequence genomic window carries:
- the LOC132249245 gene encoding zinc finger protein 883-like yields MGEVDSLTPATDQWHKGQGMLQKQENVAVNKVPSLFGHWSEEGKQAQNSPRSRDEFVVLRHQKRQKGKAHWRETLHARQGSMGGLRGKQEPTTKHRGRAHSCPECRKSFSCPSVLALHKIKHAGEKPHVSTKCGKSLTSLSVQRRQQPHGCTRCGKSFRQPSSLARHRCMHTREKRHPCSVCGKSFTWSSDLVRHQLIHTGEKPHHCSVCGKSFAQSWNLTKHQRIHTGEKPYQCSVCQKSFTYISSLKQHQHIHTGEKPFQCSVCGKSFTQSSHLAEHQRLHTGEKQHRCSECGKSFTRPSHLTHHQLIHTGEKPHQCSVCGKSFTNRSGLTRHQLIHTGEKPHQCSACGKSFTNRSCLTRHQLIHTGEKPYHCSVCGKRFTQRSHLAEHQRIHTGEKPHQCSVCGKSFTYISSLTLHQRIHTGEKPHQCSACGKSFTNRSNLTQHQRIHTGEKPYQCSVCQKSFTYISSLKQHQHIHTGEKPFQCSVCGKSFTQSSHLAEHHRLHTGEKTHRCSECGKSFTRPSHLTHHQLIHTGEKPHQCFVCGKSFTNRSVLTRHQLIHTGKKPHQCSACGKSFTKRSCLTRHQLIHTGEKPYHCSVCGKRFTQCSHLSEHQRIHTGEKPHRCSECGKSFTRPSHLTHHQLIHTGEKPHQCSVCGKSFSRSSHLTRHQLIHTGK; encoded by the coding sequence atgggtgaggtggattccctgaCCCCAGCAACAGACCAATGGCACAAGGGTCAGGGGATGCTCCAAaagcaggagaatgtagcagtgaacaaGGTCCCGTCTCTATTTGGGCAttggagtgaagaagggaaaCAAGCCCAAAACAGCCCAAGGTCCAGGGATGAATTTGTGGTGCTGAGACACcagaagaggcagaaaggaaaggcccactggagagagacactgcatgcaagGCAAGGCAGTATGGggggcctcagagggaagcaggagcctACCACCAAGCACAGGGGgagagcccactcctgccctgagtgcaggaaAAGTTTTAGCTGCCCCTCAGTCttggctctgcacaagataaagcatgctggggagaagccccatgttagcaccaagtgtgggaagagcttgaccagcctctctgtgcagaggaggcagcagccacacgGCTGCACaaggtgtgggaagagcttcaggcagccctccagtctagccaggcacaggtgcatgcacacaagggagaagcgtcatccttgctctgtgtgtgggaagagtttcacctggtcCTCTGACCTGGTCCGTCATCAgctgatccacacaggggagaagccacatcattgctctgtgtgtgggaagagcttcgcccAATCGTGGAACCTGaccaagcaccagcgcatccacacaggggagaagccatatcagtgctctgtgtgtcagaagagcttcacctacatctccagcctgaaacagcaccagcatatccacacaggggagaagccatttcagtgctctgtgtgtgggaagagcttcacccagtcctcccacctagctgagcaccagcgcctccacacaggggagaagcaacatcgctgttctgagtgtgggaagagcttcacccgaccctcccacctgacccatcaccagctcatccacacaggggagaagccacatcagtgctctgtgtgtgggaagagcttcaccaaccgCTCCGGTCTGacccggcaccagctcatccacacaggggagaagccacatcagtgctctgcgtgtgggaagagcttcaccaaccgCTCCTGTCTGActcggcaccagctcatccacacaggggagaagccatatcactgctctgtctgtgggaagagattcacccagcgctcccacctagctgagcaccagcgcatccacacaggggagaagccacatcagtgctctgtgtgtgggaagagcttcacctacatctccagcctgacactgcaccagcgcatccacacaggggagaagccacatcagtgctctgcatgtgggaagagcttcaccaaccgCTCCAATCTGacacagcaccagcgcatccacacaggggagaagccatatcagtgctctgtgtgtcagaagagcttcacctacatctccagcctgaaacagcaccagcatatccacacaggggagaagccatttcagtgctctgtgtgtgggaagagcttcacccagtcctcccacctagctgagcaccaccgcctccacacaggggagaagacacatcgctgttctgagtgtgggaagagcttcacccgaccctcccacctgacccatcaccagctcatccacacaggggagaagccacatcagtgctttgtgtgtgggaagagcttcaccaaccgCTCCGTTCTGacccggcaccagctcatccacacaggaaagaagccacatcagtgctctgcgtgtgggaagagcttcaccaagcGCTCCTGTCTGActcggcaccagctcatccacacaggggagaagccatatcactgctctgtctgtgggaagagattcacccaATGCTCCCATCTATctgagcaccagcgcatccacacaggggagaagccacatcgctgttctgagtgtgggaagagcttcacccgaccctcccacctgacccatcaccagctcatccacacgggggagaagccacatcagtgctctgtgtgtgggaagagcttcagccgaTCCTCCCACCTGACCCGGCATCAGCTGATCCACACAGGGAAGTAG